The Zhihengliuella sp. ISTPL4 genomic interval TCGCTGCCATCGTGGCTCCCTTTCCTCCGGTGGTATGGAATGAGTTTATCGGGTGCGACCGCGCCGTGGACGTCACGCCGACACAATCCCCCGCGCGCGTCGTCAGGGCACCTGCCAGAACGTGCTCCCCAGGGCATACACGTGGTAGATCCAGACCCACTGGCCGATCAGGCACAGCGCCAGCACGCCGAGCCGCCAGGCGCGAGACCGGGGCACGGCGACCGCCCCCCACGCCGGGCTGAGCGGCAGGAGCAGGCGGAAGGTGCTCGACTGCGGGAAGAACACCGCGAGGAGGTAGAGCAGATAGCTCGCACTCCAGAGCCGCAGGTCGGGACCGAGCGCCCGCACCTGCGGGGACAGGAGCAGCGCGGCGCCCGCCGCGACCACGAGGACGACGAGGGCGACCGGCCCCCACTCCGACGGCAGGCCCCACAGCGCGAACCAGAACTGCGACGCCTGCACCCATCCCTCGAAGGGCACGAAGCCGTCGACGCCGCCCTCGATCCAATGCCGCCGCCACGCCAGCTCGGTGGCGAGATACGCGCCGGGGTCGCCTGTCACGAGGCCGGCGATCATCTGCCAGGCGAAGCCGGTGGCCGTGGCCAGCGCCCCGAGCGCCACGATGTGCAGGACGTCGCGCACGGCCAGCGGATCGGTGCGTCGGTGCATCCACCGGAGGATCCCGTGCAGGCCGAGGTACAGCGCGAAGGCGAGAACCCCGGGCCGGGTGAACCCCAGCACCGGGATGAGCAGGTACAGCCAGGCGTAGTTCCGGCGGATCGTCGCGTCCAGCGCGAGGAACAGCAACAGGAGGAAGAGCGTCTCCGCGTATCCCACCTGGAACATCGCGGCCACCGGTCCGGAGGCGAAGAAGACCACGGCCCACAGTGCCGCGGCGTTCCCGACGCGGTCGCGGAGCAGGCGATGCAGCGCGAGGCAGGCCAGGTACCCGGCCACGGAGGAGAGCACGAGGGCTCCGGCGCCCCAGGAGCCGAACACGAATCCGAGGGTCTTCGCGGCGTACGCGAACACGGGCATGAATGCCCAGGCGTTCTCTGCCACCTGCCCGTCGTCGGTCAGCGGGAGCTCCGCGGGGTAGCCGTGCACCGCGACCTGCCAGTACCACTGCGCGTCCCAGCCGAGGACGAAGTCGATCAGCCCGGCATCGCCGCCGAAGCGCGAGAACACCGTGGACAGGGAGGCGGCGGCGATGAGGAATCCGGTCGTCACGACCCGGGCGAGGACGTAGACGATGCCGATGCGCAGGGCGAGCGGCATCCGTGCCCAGCGCCGCGTGAGCGTCAGTGCGACGTGAGCCATGCGCGCAGACCTCGCTCGACGGCGTCGATCTGGGCGAGCGGCACACGCTCCTCGTCGTGGTGGGCGAGGTGCGGGTCGCCCGGGCCGTAGTTCACGGCCGGGATGCCGAGCGCCGAGAAACGGGCCACGTCGGTCCAGCCGTACTTCGGCTGCGGCTCCGCTCCGACGGCCGTGACGAACCGATGGGCGATCTCGGCGTCCAGCCCGGGGCGCGCACCCTCCGCGACGTCCGTGATCTCCACGTCGAATCCGGCGAGCACCGCTCGGACGTGCGCCTCGGCATCGGCCGCGGACTTGTTCGGTGCGAAGCGGTAGTTGACCTCGACCTCGCAGGCGTCGGGGATGACGTTGCCGGCGACCCCGCCGGCAACGCGGACCGCGCTGAGCCCCTCCCGGTAGAGCAGGCCCTCCACCAGCACCTCGCGCGCTCGGTACTCGGACAGCCGGGTGAGGATGGGGGCCGCGCGATGGATCGCGTTCTCGCCGATCCAGGCCCTGGCGCTGTGCGCGCGCACTCCCGTGGTCCGCACGATCGCCCGCAGCGTGCCGTTGCATCCGCCCTCGACCTGGCCGTTCGACGGCTCCCCGAGGATGGCGAAATCGGCCTGGAACAGGTCGGGACGCGCTGCGGCGAGGAGCCCGAGACCGTTCAGGGAGGCCGCGACCTCCTCGTTGTCGTACCACATCCAGGTCACGTCGATCGCGGGGTCGGTGAGCTCGGCGGCGAGCTTGAGCTGCACCGCGACCCCGGCTTTCATGTCGACGGTGCCGCGACCCCACAGATGCGGCACGCCGTCGATCTCGATGTCGCGCGTGGGCAGGTTGTCGTTGAGGGGCACAGTGTCGATGTGCCCGGCGATCGCGACGCGCTGCGCCCGCCCGAGGTCCGTGCGAGCGACGACCGTGTTGCCGTGCCGGATGACCTCCAGGTGCGGCAGGCCGGACACGGCCTCCTCGATCAGATCGGCGAGAGTCTTCTCCTCGCCGGAGACGCTCGGGACGTCGCAGATCGCGCGGGTGATGTCGGCGGAGGACGCGGTCAGATCGAGCACCATGCCCCCAGCCTACTGATGCCCGTCATGCGGGACGGGACACCGTCGTCGGCGCGATACCGTGGAGGCATGAGCGACGCACGATCTGTCTGGGGACTCGGCCTGACGACCACCGCGAGCGACGGCACGGTCCTCGACGCGTGGTACCCGGCGGTCCGCTCGTCCGCGCCGTCCGACGCCGAGGTCGCCGCCGCGCGCACCGCGCTCGACGCACAGACCGGACCGGACGAGCGCCGCGACGTCACCCTCGCGCTGGTCGAGCTCACGATCGACCTGGACGCGGCCCCGGCCTCCACCGCGGACGCCTATCTGCGTCTGCACGCCCTGTCGCACCTGCTCGTGCGGCCGAACGCCCTCAACCTCGACGGCATCTTCGGTCACCTGCCGAACGTCGCCTGGACCAACGCCGGCCCGCTGCTCCCCGCCGACGCCGCACGCCTGCGTCCGCAGCTCCAGCGCGCCGGTATCCAGATCCAGGGCCTGGACAAGTTCCCTCGTCTCACCGACTACGTGCAGCCCGCCGGTGTACGCATCGCCGACGCCTCGCGCGTGCGGCTCGGCGCCCACCTCGCCCCCGGCACCACGGTCATGCACGAGGGCTTCGTCAACTTCAATGCGGGCACCCTCGGCGCCTCGATGGTCGAGGGTCGCATCTCGCAGGGCGTGGTGGTCGGCGACGGCAGCGACATCGGCGGCGGCGCCTCGATCATGGGCACGCTCTCCGGCGGAGGGTCGCACCGCGTGTCGATCGGCGCTCGAACGCTGCTCGGCGCGAACGCCGGCATCGGCATCTCCCTCGGCGACGACTGCGTCGTGGAGGCGGGGCTCTACGTCACCGCCGGCACGAAGATCGTCCTCGCCGACGGTCCTGCGACGGCCGACGGGGGCCGGAAGACCGTCAAGGGGGCGGAGCTGTCCGGTCAGGACGGTCTCCTGTTCCGGCGCAACTCGCTCACGGGTGCCGTCGAGGCGGTCCGCCGCGCCGGCGTCGGTGTCACGCTCAACGAGGCGCTGCACGCCTGACAGCCCGCCTGCAGCCTTCCACCGGTCGCCGCTGATAGACTGAGCGCGTTGCCCGCGCCGCCGGCCGGTCAGCATCGTCGTCGTCTAGGGGTCTCCGAGGACCGAAGCGAGCGCCCGCGCTCCCCTCTCCAGCCCGAACTGGCCATTCGCACGGCGAACGGACGCGCACTCGCTGCGTCTTCGCCCACCTCACCCCACTATCCCGCGCCGTTCTCGTGCGCTGACGGAGTTCTCTGCATGCCTTCCTTCCTCGACCTCGGCGTTCCCGCCGAGCTCGCCACCGTCCTCGCCGCCTCCGGAAAGACCGAGGCGTTCGCGATCCAGCGTGACACCCTGCCCGACTCGCTCGCCGGCCGCGACCTCCTCGGTCGCGGACGCACGGGCAGCGGCAAGACCATCGCCTTCGCCCTGCCGCTCGTCGCGCGTCTGGCGGCCTCCGGTCACAAGCGCCGTTCCGGTCTGCCCCGCGGCCTCGTGCTCGCCCCCACCCGCGAGCTGGCCACCCAGATCGCCGCGACCGTCGCCCCGCTCGCCGAGGCCGTCGGCCTGCGCGTCACCACCGTGTTCGGCGGCGTGAGCCAGCGGCCGCAGGAGCAGGCGCTCCAGGGCGGCGTCGACATCGTCGTCGCCTGCCCCGGCCGTCTGGAAGACCTCATGAAGCAGCAGGTCGTGCGCCTGAGCGCCATCGAGGTCACCGTGCTCGACGAGGCCGACCACATGGCCGACCTCGGCTTCCTCCCCGGCGTCACCCGCATCCTGTCGGCGACGCCCGCCGACGGACAGCGCCTGCTGTTCAGCGCGACGCTGGACCGCGGCATCGACACGCTCGCCCGCCGCTTCCTGACGAACGCGGTCAGCCACGAGGTCGACGAGGCGAGCGTGCCGGTCGGCGAGATGACCCACCGCGTGCTGGTCGTCGACTCGCCGGAGAACAAGACCGTGCTGGTGCGCGACCTCGCCTCCGGAACGGGGCGCCGCATCCTCTTCACGCGCACCAAGCACCAGGCGAAGAAGCTCGCCAAGCAGCTCACCGCCGCCGGGATCCCGGCCGTCGACCTGCACGGCAACCTGTCCCAGAACGCGCGGGAGCGCAACCTCGGGGCCTTCTCCGCCGACCCGGCGGACGGGGGCG includes:
- the dapE gene encoding succinyl-diaminopimelate desuccinylase; this encodes MVLDLTASSADITRAICDVPSVSGEEKTLADLIEEAVSGLPHLEVIRHGNTVVARTDLGRAQRVAIAGHIDTVPLNDNLPTRDIEIDGVPHLWGRGTVDMKAGVAVQLKLAAELTDPAIDVTWMWYDNEEVAASLNGLGLLAAARPDLFQADFAILGEPSNGQVEGGCNGTLRAIVRTTGVRAHSARAWIGENAIHRAAPILTRLSEYRAREVLVEGLLYREGLSAVRVAGGVAGNVIPDACEVEVNYRFAPNKSAADAEAHVRAVLAGFDVEITDVAEGARPGLDAEIAHRFVTAVGAEPQPKYGWTDVARFSALGIPAVNYGPGDPHLAHHDEERVPLAQIDAVERGLRAWLTSH
- the dapD gene encoding 2,3,4,5-tetrahydropyridine-2,6-dicarboxylate N-succinyltransferase, which codes for MSDARSVWGLGLTTTASDGTVLDAWYPAVRSSAPSDAEVAAARTALDAQTGPDERRDVTLALVELTIDLDAAPASTADAYLRLHALSHLLVRPNALNLDGIFGHLPNVAWTNAGPLLPADAARLRPQLQRAGIQIQGLDKFPRLTDYVQPAGVRIADASRVRLGAHLAPGTTVMHEGFVNFNAGTLGASMVEGRISQGVVVGDGSDIGGGASIMGTLSGGGSHRVSIGARTLLGANAGIGISLGDDCVVEAGLYVTAGTKIVLADGPATADGGRKTVKGAELSGQDGLLFRRNSLTGAVEAVRRAGVGVTLNEALHA
- a CDS encoding DEAD/DEAH box helicase, with the protein product MPSFLDLGVPAELATVLAASGKTEAFAIQRDTLPDSLAGRDLLGRGRTGSGKTIAFALPLVARLAASGHKRRSGLPRGLVLAPTRELATQIAATVAPLAEAVGLRVTTVFGGVSQRPQEQALQGGVDIVVACPGRLEDLMKQQVVRLSAIEVTVLDEADHMADLGFLPGVTRILSATPADGQRLLFSATLDRGIDTLARRFLTNAVSHEVDEASVPVGEMTHRVLVVDSPENKTVLVRDLASGTGRRILFTRTKHQAKKLAKQLTAAGIPAVDLHGNLSQNARERNLGAFSADPADGGVRVLVATDVAARGVHVDNVDLVVHVDPPVEHKAYLHRSGRTARAGAAGTVVTVVLPEQRRDVKDLLRKAAITAPLENLTADAVTELVPERAPHVRPAPPQPQQQRSAKQRPAGGEKSSATTPPSRRRRRPRSAGQGGAPGSQRQGGQGRQGTRGAQGR